The Kogia breviceps isolate mKogBre1 chromosome 19, mKogBre1 haplotype 1, whole genome shotgun sequence genome contains the following window.
TCTCCATGCTTAGCTCATAGGCTCCTTCTCAGAGCCCCTCATCTAAACTGTCCTCTCATCTGCGCTCATCTCACGGCACCAAGTACCACTCCCGAGCTCCTCTTAATCTTGAGTACCACTTAGGAAACACACAAGAGTGAATTTTCATTCCTGTGCCTGAGAACACAAGTGTCTTAGtcgagggaggggagggaatcaCACATCCACCTCCGCATCAAGAAATATTTCAACATGGCAGACACAAAAGCGCCACCACCTCCTGAGGAAGAGACGGCTTCATTTACTGCCATTTCCAAGGCTAATCAACTCCTCCTTTTAACTACCATTTTCATGACCAGGGAGCTCATTTTACCTAAATGACTTTTACATATCATGAGGGCAGACTGGCTTCACTTCCACCAATAATTGGTTCTTTTAACTGCCTATTTCCATCTACTTATTTTCAAActtaggcttaaaaaaaaaaaaaagatggctttaTCTGTCCTCTGGGATCACAGCCCAAGATTGGAAATGCAACAAGGTAGCAACCAGGAACCCCATCCTATTCCCACCAGAAGCCATTgcaagtaacacacacacacccccatcctCGAAGACAAAGGccattttgagaattttaaaaattttaatacagttcAAATCAGTGTGCGTGATTCATTTCAGCTCCTTCACTGCCAAACCTAGAGGAAAAGAGACACCCAAAGTAAGCCATTCAGaagattattcattttatttgagtTACCACTGCTTGTCTGGATTTTGTACTTAAGCCAAAGAGGGCTCGCCAAGCTCAGAAATTAAGCCCACCAGGACGGTTTTGCTTAAAACATTAACAGTTAGTGTTTGATGATGAAAACGTCCCCCCTCTCTCTCAGCCTTTCTGAAGATGTTCCCATTAGGCTTACAAAGGCAGGTGGCGCTGGCTGACTTCCCTCTGTGAAGAAGCCGCCTTCAGAACCCCTCTGGGCTCCTGGGGCAGTTTCCTCCCAGCTGCCCTTTTGAGCCTTCCACCACCGGGACAGGCCCCTATGCTTAACTAACCTACGCTCATGGCCTGTTGTATTTAGTAAGTCTCTCAACCTATAAAAATGGGGGTCATCCCTAGAAGGACACATCAAATGGTAAACTGCTTGTGATGATGGATGACTTGTTTTTTGCTTCTTGTGTTCTTTGGTTTCCTATTATGCACAtgttaacttttaagaaataaatgttactttgaaaaccttaaaaaaaaaaaaaaaaatgggggtcaTCAATATACCAGCACCTACCTACCCTGTAGGGCtgtggtgaggatgaaatgagtgaCATAGAATAAGCATCAGCTGTTATGATGCTGCATTAGGAAAGCACTGAAGGGGGTGAAACAACCTTTCCTCAGGCCACGGAAGTGATTTCTGGTATGGGATCTAACCTCTGACCACCACACATATTCCTTGCACTACAGCCACAGCAAGAGCAGATACTTAGACAAACCACAGAATGCACTTCCCTCATTCTGGGGAGAAGTCAAGAAACAAGATGGTGATACAGGGACCCCCCTCCACATTCCAGGTTGTTCCCCCTCCCCGGGGGGTTTCCGCCTCACTCACCTGGGGGCAGCGACTGCTTCagcttctctgccttctctttgtCAGTGATGACCAAGGTGTAAAGGTACCTGCTACATCGAACTTTAAACTTCacattatccttatttttcttgATCTTGACCGCTATCAGAGACCAGAATTAACAGTTACATTGTATCACAGAAGAGAGAGGGCACGTGGTCCACCTGCTTCATAGTCCTGCAGGCAGTGGCACGTGTGACAGCTGCGCTTGcctccctccaccttccctcTGCTGAAACAAAGAACAAGACGCCCCCGCCCTCCTCTGAgctcagtatttaaaaatcatgtcaCAAATGTTCATTTCTCTTACATTAATACTCACGAACCTGGTGCTTAATGTTTCTATTTAAAACACAGTATCTGGTACACTGAACACATCTTAGAACATCCTGTAtccatcttattattattatttttttaaggaatgaaaGTAGTTCATAAAGTAAGGAGATGAATTAACTGCTGAGATCAAGAACCTTCCACCACCCTTCTAGAAATAACTCTGCATGTGAGATGCCATCGGGGGCGATGCTAAGGCTCTTCCTTCAGGACCGCCCCCAACATAACGAGCATGTACCGAAGCTTTTCCTCAGATTTGAGCAGAACAcattttctgggctctttattgcTTTAAAATTCTATCTCAGGAACACAGCTCAGACAATAAAGAGCCTCAAGTGTGCTCAAAATTCAACAGCGCAACGTTTGAAATTTAGCAAACAGTCTGGTCATGTACAACCGTCAATGCATTTCTATGAGGCCGGCACCTATTCCGGCGGCAGGACGACATCCGCTTCCCCGGTTACTCATAGCAGGCACCTGTCAAGTTCCTCGTTCCGACTTCTACAGCACAGTTAACTTGGACTCACAACCCACAGCTCCATCTCTGCCAATAACTGCTAAAGGGGTAGGACATGTCACAGGAAGCAGAAGCTCTGTGGCCCTGCCCAAGGCACTGGCTGCCTTGGCTCGTGTTTTAATAAATCAGGCACATGGATATTTACTCAAACCAACCTATTCTGCTATCTTAACATTCCTCCCAAAGCTAAGTATACTGCGTCGTCCCTAGTACCTGCTGTACATCTATTAACTAACTGAACCCTCGCAAGATAAGGCAGATGCAtctcttaaaaatgtttattcaacatcatatgatacagcaattctaCTTACAGGAATATACTCGAAAGTACAGAAAGCGGCAACAAGACATATTTGTACAACGTTCACAGCAAAATTATGCACAACAGCCAAAGGcagaaaccacccaaatgtccatggatggatgaacaaaatgtggcatgTTCACACAATGGATTATTTAGTGTTAAGGAGGATATCCTGACAAATTctccaacatggatgaattttgaaGATATCATGCTAAATAAAGTAAACCAATCATGAAAGGACAAATACCagatgatttcacttacatgagacACCTAGAAGACTCAAATTGATAgacacaaagtagaatggtgatggCCAGGGCTTGGACGGAGAGAATGGAGACCTATTGTTTAATGGGTTACAGAGTTTCcgttttgcaagataaaaattCCTGGAAAAGCATGGTTGCACTACAATGTGAACATTCTCAAAGCCAGTAAACCGCACAccaaaaaattttatgtttatcttacaattaaatctataaagaaaaatataagtttaTTCAAAAAACACTCACTGAGCACCCTATCATATCCAAGGGAACGTGACCCGTACCCTCACAGGTCACTGTCTAAAATCAAGCTCCCAAACAATTAAAACGCAAAGCAAGCTGATGGATTTGGTGTCACCTGCTCAAGGTGCTAAAGTCTCTAACAGATCATCTGATCTGATCCTTGCACCAATCCTAGGAGACAGATGTCATCACCCCCTCctcaacagaaagaaaacagtggGGTTGTGTTTACCTTGCTAAGGACAGCTACCTGCTGgtagagctgggatctgaacccaggcagtgaCAGCAAATTCCCTCGCCTGGACTAAGGCTGACCTGATACATTTCCTTTGTGCACCGCAGTACATACAAAAACACAAGCGCACTGCCACCCGCGGTCCCCACCACCCGTCAGGACAGATATTCCCACCAGATGCTACTTGTTCCCACAGGTGGTCACCAGTTCACACAGCACCAGGGGATCAAACGCAACAACCTGTTTCAGGTAAAGGGGACACAAACACGACTCTTCCTGAAGCCCCGTGAACTCCCTAAAAGGCTCTCCTGCACGCCACTGCTTCACCCGACCACTGGCACAGGGCGTCACAGACGGTTGGTGCCTTAGCCCACCTTAAAGTAAGTAGCCCGACAGTACTCCACTTCCACGAGTTCTCCGATTTTCTCTTTAGCACATATCTGGGAGGGAAACAAAGCTATAAGGAACAGCACAAGAAAGATGACTCCGGATTAAAGCAGTTCAAGATCCAGTATAAGGCACAAGCTCCTCAAATCTCCTTCAACTACAACAAAGGCACACCAGAATTCCCTCCCACAGTGTAGAGAGAACACACTAGCAGCTGGGGCTGGCACACGTCCATCAAAAACTCGCTGTTCTATGTTTCTGATACATCAATTACTTTTCCCTCCGTTTACAAGCTAGAACGCTAACACACGTAGAAGGGAAATGACTTAGTTCCTTGTGAGCAGGGCCTGTCCTCAGCCCAGAACCTAACATGCAGCACTAAGTCAACAAGGGGTTTATGAAAAGCGCATTTCCAGATTTTCACCCAGTGTTCAGAGCACCTACCATACAAAGGAGAACACACATGAACAAAACACCTTAGAACGTTTCTTAAACGTTCAGTTAGCTAAAGAAGACAACACACTGGCCAACCAACTTTCTTTACGCGAGACCTGCTAAAACCACTGCTCCCCGACAACGCACGCACAGCCTTAAGCAGCCGCCCGGCCCAGGCCCCGTGCAGGGCCGGCTCCGCGCCAACGCGACCCTTTCCACTCGGTCGTGTAGACCGTCACTTACATTTGGCGTCCTTTCGCCTGGCTGTGAGCAGAAAGTCCTTGATTTCCTCAATTTTGCGAGGCtgcaacacaaaacaaaaagaagcaacTGTAGAGATACGCTTTTCTCGGATGGTCGAGCCCACCAGCCCCTCGCGGGGCTCGGGAGACTCTCACACAGGGGCCCCTGCCCTCGCCCCTCGCCCCCCAACCCCGGAAAGGCCCCAAGCAGGGGTCGTACTCACCATTGCGACGAGGCGCGGAGAGCGCGGGCAGAACCTGCAGGAAAACAAGCGTCAGAATCCATGAGATGAGGGGACCAGCGGCTACCCCGCTTCCCCTCCACGCACCCCCGAAATGCCGACCCATCACACTCCATCCACCTCCCCCCGCACCTCTGATCCAGGTCCGGGGTCCCCAGACGTCACGCGGCCGTGGATTACCGCGGATGACCCCCACTCCCCACGTAGAGCCCGGGAAACACTCACCGTGACTCAGCAGAAACGAGAACCGAAAAGAGAGAGACTTCCGTTTCCGGGCAGTTAAGCCCGCCCTCAGAGGAAGCTGGGTACGGTGTCTGCAACGGGTCAAGAATAACACAGGCGTTCGCCTTTCCCATTGCTGCGTCTCTCCCTAGATTAACAGCGCGGCTCCCCGAAAGCAGTGGGCCACCTCCCTCCACCACTCCCTACGTCTTCTATCCTCCGGTCCAAACCCCACCTTGGCTTTGCTAGGGTTCATTTTGGATCCGGTTTGAAGACCTGTGTTAGGACTTACTATCTACTACTTTCATTAGACCTGTGTATTGGGCATCTAcgcagagatttttttcttttcttttaaatggagGGACCCTCCTACGTACATTTTACAACCTCTTTCTAGGGGTTCCTCCCTTTTCCACGGACATCTAATCTGTCATGGGCAGGGCCCTCTTGCTCCCCTCTTTTTATTTAACGGAGCTTTTCCACTCGCTGCTTCCAATTCCTTTAAGAACTGGTACCATAAAAGCAAGTTAAAACTTAGAATAGCTATAACGTTTATGGACCGCTCGCACCGGGCATCTCCTGTACTAAGCACTTTACCCATAGGGCGTCTGTGATCCTCGGGCGTGCTTGTGACGGGTGGCTCTGGGCGTTTACCCCAGTCTTACCCGCAGAGAATGAAGGCGTGTCAGTTGCTGGGAGAGGTGAAGTCAGGACTCGAACCCACGATCCCAGACTCTTGACTACCTCCTTACTAGGCTGCGTGCCTGCAACGGGCTGGCAGCTCTGGGAAGGCAGCGTTCCCTTGGCTCCTTTGGTTCCTCGCAGCCTGCATCCCATCCCTGGTATTATTTTCTCAGCACAAATTTACCCTCAGCTCTTCCAGAACGTCTTTTCAGGCAGGCTCCGGGATAAAGAGGCGCCCCCAGCCTCTACCCCCTCCGCCAgctggcttccttcccttctcttccaaaCCCCACCCCAAAGTGCTGTCTTCTAGAAGCTTCGCCCATGGAGCCTCGGCTCAGGCCCTTGGAGGTCTCAGCTTGCTCTCGTTGGCAGTGCTTTCTTTATAGGGCCTCCACGTGCCCTCACGTTTCCCTGAAAACCCCAAGAAGATTTGGGTCTCCTACATCTTTCCTGGTTCGCCACGGTTGGACCAAGACACCAGGTCCACCCAACACGTGTCTGGTAGCCAGACTGCAAGCCTGGAAACGTCAGGAGAGAGCGCCCGAAAGCCCAGATTCTGGGATGCTCCCAGAACTTCCCTTGTGTCAGCCCCACCACGTTAGACTCAAGGACTGTAGGTCATCTTGTCCATTCCCCTGTCTCCCTGCCAGCTGGGCCCTGCGGTTGTTCAGCACCAGGGCCAGCTTTCTGCCCATCCATCTACCCAAGCAGGGCCGTGACAGGGAAAATGGGGGTGATCCTCCACCAGCGAGGGAACCCCACCACGTTCAGgcggctcctccctccctcttcacctCTGCAGGCTTCACTCTCTCCGTCAGCTGCTCTATGTACCCGGCCCGTGGGCACCAGGAGGGCACGGCGGGGGCAGGGGTGAAGGCAAGCAGATCTACATTCAAACGCCACAAAGCAGCTATGGGGCCCTGGACGAGCCACTTAGCTTCTCTCGAAGATTCCTTCCTAAAGAGACAATAACAACACCCACAAGAGGCTTGAGGACATCTGGTTACGGCATTTGTAAAGCTCTTAGCATCGAGCCAAGCGCTGAGGGGGCGTCCGTTAGACTCTGGCAATGATCACTGTTCTGGATGTCAGGGTGCACCCTGGCTCCAGACGGCTTCCGCTTTGCTCACGGCCCAGCGGGCCAGGTACCGATCAGGCAGGTGGCCCCGGCTGTCAGCTCTGCTCACAGTTCATGGCTGCAGGCCCCTCGATTTGGCAGGAATCAGGGCAGGAAAACAAGTCCCTGGTCTCCGCTTCTGCTGGCAGGGGCAGGCTGGCCCCAGATCCCAGGAGACCAGCACAcctgggattgacgtgtatacaccgATATGTATgactagataactaataagaacctgctgtacaacaaataaataaaataaaattcaaaaaaaaaattatcctgcaATCACTCAGTCTTGCTGTGCTGTTTCCGGTCAGGATGTGGGTGGCTTCAGAGGGCGGTGGGCGACCCCCGGAGCCAGCACCGTCCTGGCCTTGACAccctggtgggggcgggggggcgctgGGTTTCTTCTCTGTTGGCTCCCCCTGGGCAGGTGGccccttgggggagggggaggggcacgtGGCTTcctgcggcggggggggggggggagggggccggCGGGGAGGGGACGGGCTCGGGGCAGGCTCTTCACCCTATGCACGGGTCTTTCCCAGCGTTCCTAGGTCTTAAGCCAGGGCCGGCCAGCTCCGGGAAGGACACGCTGGCCATCCAGGCTCCCCCACTCCCTCCAAGGGAGGGGGGATGCAGCCCTGGGGGCCACCGTGAGGGAAGCAGGAGGCCAAAGGCTCTGAGGCTGAGGGAGATACTGCACCCACCGGCCTGCGCCCAAAAACGACCCACACGGCCCAGGTTATGAGGTTGTCATTCACTTCAACCTGCTTCCGCACGCCTTCCACCCCTCACACCCCAGTCTAGCCCGACCCCCCAGGCCCCGGCATTAACACCttgaataggggcttccctggcggtccagtggttagtactctgcaTTTCCCttgccaggggcccgggttcgctccctggtcggggagataagatcctgcaaaccgcgcagcgtggccaaaataaataaataaatatcttaaaacaCCATGAATACTAGAGGCCTCTCCacgctctcccctccctccctgggacCCCCACCTGGCAGAGGGGGGGTCCAAGACCCGACACCGCTGCTGCTGAAGGTCTCCTGTCAGTCACACCCAGGATGCTCGCCGAGGCTCATGATTTATGGACTTTAATTTTCCCAGATCCTCAGTCGTGTCCCCTCTTTCCCTCTGGTCTGTCAGGGCGTTTATCTGCCACCCCTGCAgcccttctcccccttccctgttTTTAATTTGAAGCATCTATCTGGAGCATCCTGAGATGGGACCGTCTGCGATACTGAATGCATTACACTGCTGACAGctctattgattttctctctcccGCTGCATAATGCAAGATATATACAAGCCGATAGGTTGACCCCTGTCCCTTGCTTCGAAGGGACCgtgccctttttctctctctctctgtcatgtcCGCCTCACCCTGGCATACGTTGATGTATAGGAGGGGTGTGTGTCCCTTACGCTCGAGATGGATTCTCCTCTGCCCCGATATTATTTTCCTCTCTGCTGATGGACGCTGTCTAATCCATCCTTTTGACGGTAGCAGGTCGAACACCGTGGCAGCCGTTCACGGTGCAAAGGGGTTGGTGGAAGCAGGGGAGTTGAGGCGGCGGCATCTGTCAAAACTGGCTGTGTCCCCTCTGGGCAAGACCAGGCAGACTTTCCCAGGGGTGCCCTCTGCCTGCCTCACCAAGTCTAGGGCCACCCCAGTCCACCTCCTCTTCTCTGGGTTGTAGTTCTCCAAATCCACTGGCAACTCTCGACTTACATTCAGTTCACAGCCCCAGAGCCAGCTGCTGGCCTAAGCGTTTTCTGTTGTGGTTTCTGCTAAGCAAGGCCGGGAAGTCATGCGGCAGACAGTCATGTGGGCTACACCCAATTGGCACAGGGGTCTGAAAGGCTTGGAAGGAGGGATTAATCCCTCCTCAACAGAGACTGAGCCTCAGAGATGCCAGGAGACTGGTTCAAGTTCTCCCAGCCAGACCCGGGACTTGAATCCAAGACTATCTGTCTCCAGGGTCAGTTTTCCATAAATCCTATCACaatgcctcctccaggaagacctCCTGGACTGAGGCCACCTAATCCAATtgcttctttattcttgtccCCCCCCGGAGCATATTTGCTTTGAAGGTTTGCTCTTGCAGGCTGGCTGCTGAGTGTGTTGGGTGGCTTCTCTCTGTTGTGAATCAGCATCATTGTTACTTCCTCCTGGCGGGTTTCCCTGGGCCCAGCCTGTCCCCAACCCGGATCGATCTCCCACGGTCCCCATCTGGTCCCACAGTGAGAAGCACTTACTGCCTTATCGGTGCCTCTCCTGCTAGTCTGTGATTCTCTggagatggggatggagatgCAGATCAGACCTCATTTCTGCATCTTCACCGCCTGGCTGATGGAAGGAGCTCTCTAAAAATGGGTTGAATCCGTTTAATCAGTCAGTGGGCCATCTGGGCGGGTGGGTGTCTGCTCTCTTAGAGGCCCCTTAAAGGCAGGCTCTGCAGgagctttttctgccttctcccctccacccccacccccctcaccccacccccatccccacacaaGGCCTCCCAGTGGAAACAGTCCTCCAGCTGCCCAGGAAGAGAGTACCTCCTAAGGTTCAGGGTTTCTGGCCGATGGGTCTGTATGTGCTCCTGGTGACTGACTACGTGGCCACACCCATCTTGCCAGCCAGCCAGAAACCCACAGAGAAGCAGCAGAAAAGGATGCTGAACCTTTGAGCATCCCAGAGCAAGGGCTGGGTACCAATATGAGCAGTGACCATGGGCTGCAAAGACAGAGGCCTGGGCCCGTGAGTACCTGGCCACAGGTGCAGGACAGATGTCATTATCATAAAGAACATCCTCTTGGTTTTGTCCTTCTGGTCCAGTGGCTCTCAACGTGGAGTGATTTTGCCCCCCGGGGACGcgtggcaatgtctggagatgcgCTTGTCTGTCACAGTTGTGAGGGTCTAGCATCTggcgggtagaggccagggagagCTGAACATCCTACAATATCCAGAACaaccctcccctcaaaaaaacagaACGGTCCCAAAAGCCAGCAGTGCCGAGTTTGAGAAACCCTGTTCCAGTCCGACCAGCCATGCCTTGTGGCTTTTAGCACAGCAGCTGGGAGGATattgaacctgcatcccttgGGAGCACCTGAGATTCTCTTGGACTCcttgggggctggaggaggggagaaacCTGCGTTCCTTTAGCCCTCTTGGGTCCCCCCCAAAAAGCACCAGCCTCCGTGCCTgcaccctgcctccttccctccctcatcaACCTTTTCCCAAGTCACCAGATTCAGCCAGAGGGCCTCACTCTCCCCAGCTGAAAACCTTTAAGGTTTAATAAACAACCCCCTTCCAAGATGGTTTAAAGGACAGCCCTGCCACCAGACAAAGGCGGGGGCCTCTTGGAAATTATATGACATGGTAGATATGAGAGCACCCCGTCAGGTATGAAATACCATACAAATATTACCTCGAATTTATGTAAGTGCTCTCAGCGGGGGGTTTTAGGATGCAAGGCACAGAAAGGGGCCAGAACCTTCACTTTCCATTTCCAGTCACGGCCTCAGCGCCCTCGTGTGGCCACGGATGGAAACTACACCCAGGGCCGGGCGGGGATTTTCAGACCCGGGGCGGGGCAGGCAGCATGGCTCTGACTATGGCTTTTCTCGTTGTCCCATCTGGGCTTCGCAGCAGCACccgagggaggagagagagaggtagtaTGACCTCCCGGAAAAGCCCTGGAGCCAGCCATGGGGTTTTGCAGGATGATGCGTGCCCTGGACAAGCCCAGCCCTGCGGAGCAGCATAAAGTGGGAAAGGCGATTCCGGGAGCCGCTCCTCTCCCGCTGCCTCCGGGCTCTTATAGAAACCTTGAGCTCCCCCACTGGCACTCCCAGGAGGCCCGTCGTACCCCCAGGCACAGTCCTTGCCGCTCGGGACTCGGCTGGGATGCAACACCAAACCCCAGCCTGGTTATTTCCAGCccggggcctggcacagagttaaGCGTTCAGACCATGAACATAGGAAGGGACCATCCTAcgttccttcccccaccccgccccgtgaAGTCGGTGCTAGTTCTTCTGGCCACTCCTGGTCCTACTTCCAAGATGCCCCCAAAGCTGAAGAGGAATCTAAATTCAGGGGTGGCCAGGTACCTGCTGGGGGGGCCAGAGGCCATGTGCCTTAGCTTCTAGGGGCCCATTTGGGCAGCCCTGGGCTAGCAGGGTgatggaagggaaggagagacgaTGGACGCTTCCCACAGCTCTAGACGTGCCCTGCGTCCATCTCCAGCTCTCTGACCACACAGACGCCACCCCGGTTGAGACCCTCCTCCCCGGTCCTTGGACAGTGACAGAAACCCTCACCATTCCTATGGCCACCAGTCTTAGACATTTCCACCCATCCTCCACGCTTCACACTGACCTGTAACGGCAAACTGGTCCGTGCTATGTCCTGCTCTCAAGTCTGGGGGTCTTCATCTCCTATGGGGTCCACCCTGGGCTCCTCGTAGAGTTTGCCGTCTTGCATGTGtcagcatcaccagggaagcttcTGTCGAATGCGGCATCCTGGGCTCCACCCAGAGACGCAGGCTGTCTCACTCAGGGCCAGGGCTTTGGCCCTTGTTTCCACTGTGACATGTGGCGCTCATCTTCCCACAAAGGAGGGAAGCCTTCCCTCCAGGCTCCTTGCTTCACCTTTCAGTGGCTGCAgtttattttgctatttgttcACCCTGGGGGAGCCGGAGAAAGCCATTGGTACCTGAAAAAATATGT
Protein-coding sequences here:
- the RPL38 gene encoding large ribosomal subunit protein eL38, with amino-acid sequence MPRKIEEIKDFLLTARRKDAKSVKIKKNKDNVKFKVRCSRYLYTLVITDKEKAEKLKQSLPPGLAVKELK